Proteins from a genomic interval of Chionomys nivalis chromosome 7, mChiNiv1.1, whole genome shotgun sequence:
- the Wdr81 gene encoding WD repeat-containing protein 81 isoform X3 → MAQGSRGRKVVLTTGSGGWSSSPGPDMEELLRSVERDLNIDARQLAPAPGGTHVVALVPARWLASLRERRLGPCPRAEGLGEAEVRTLLQRSVQRLPPGWTRVEVHGLRKQRLSYPLGGVLPFEEGSCSPETLTRFMQEVAAQNYRNLWRHAYHTYGQPYSHSPAPSAVPALDSIRQALQRVYGCAFLPVGESTQCPSNVRDGPCTSRGSPACPSLLRAEALLESPEMLYVVHPYVQFSLHDVVTFSPAKLTNSQAKVLFILFRVLRAMDACHRQGLACGALSLHHIAVDEKLCGELRLDLSAYEMPSEDESQEVSVEQNGTGVKSEKEEAGRPACPTCQKELKGLVLDWVHGRISNFHYLMQLNRLAGRRQGDPNYHPVLPWVVDFTTPYGRFRDLRKSKFRLNKGDKQLDFTYEMTRQAFVAGGAGAGEPPHVPHHISDVLSDITYYVYKARRTPRSVLCGHVRAQWEPHEYPATMERMQTWTPDECIPEFYTDPSIFCSIHPDMPDLDVPTWCSSNEEFVAAHRALLESREVSQDLHHWIDLTFGYKLQGKEAVKEKNVCLHLVDAHTHLTSYGVVQLFDQPHPQRLAGAPALAPEPPVIPRLLVQPIQEATGQEDIPGQLMNGVGRLVLEATPCETGWTRDRPVTGEDDLEQATEALDSISVPGKAGDQLGSSSSQVSPGLLSFSTTVGSRPGRRSKTAGSDLGEGEEGKIVLPEGFSPIQALEELEKMGNFLAKGLGSQLEVPEQPRAQPPVHLQRLFHRDMQVLGVLLAEMVFATRVRTLPPDAPLWVRFEAVRGLCTRHSKDVPVSLQPVLDTLLQLSGPKNPMVVKKGKLDPLFEYRPVSQGLPPPSPAQLLSPFSSVVPFPPYFPALHRFILLYQARRVEDEAQGRELVFALWQQLGAVLSDITPEGLEILLPFVLSLMSEEHTAVYTAWYLFEPVAKALGPKNANKYLLKPLIGAYESPCRLHGRFYLYTDCFVAQLVVRLGLQAFLIHLLPHVLQVLAGLEASQEESKGLVGTTEDEESEIPGSRPGSCAFGEEIQMDGEPAASSGLGLPDYRSGVSFHDQADLPDTEDFQSGLYVAESPQPQEAEAMSLGQLSDKSSTSEASQGEERGGEDGGAPVDKNSLKSGDSSQDLKQSEGSEEEEEEEGCVILEEEEESDGVTGASELALSDTMLSMETVVAPGDGREREEEEEPLTEQPEGKEQKILLDTACKMVRWLSAKLGPTVASRHVARNLLRLLTSCYVGPTRQQFTDSGDESPPLSAGNIYQRRPVLGDTVSGPVLSCLLHIAHLYGEPVLTYQYLPYISYLVAPGSNSSPSRLNSRKEAGLLAAVTLTQKIIVYLSDTTLMDILPRISHEVLLPVLSFLTSLVTGFPSGAQARTVLCVKTVSLIALICLRIGQEMVQQHLSEPVATFFQVFSHLHELRQQDLKLDPKGCAEGQLPEATFSDGHRRPVDPSLLEELQKVFTLEMAYTIYVPFSCLLGDIIRKIIPNHELVGELAALYLESISPSARNPASMEPTMPSASPEWDPQSGSCLLDDGHSGTFGSVLVGNRIQIPDSQPESPGPLGPISGVGGGGLSSRSEDNALKRELPRSAHSLSGNWLAYWQYEIGVSQQDAHFHFHQIRLQSFLGHTGAVKCVAPLSSEDFFLSGSKDRTVRLWPLYNYGDGTSETAPRLVYAQHRKSVFYAGQLEAPQYVVSCDGAVHVWDPFTGKTLRTVDPSDSRVPLTAVAVMPAPHTSITMASSDSTLRFVDCRKPGLQVRSMSSDWVED, encoded by the exons ATGGCCCAGGGGAGCAGAGGGCGGAAAGTGGTTCTTACAACAGGATCAGGGGGCTGGTCTTCTTCCCCAGGACCTGACATGGAGGAACTGCTCCGGAGCGTGGAGAGAGACCTGAACATCGATGCCCGGCAGCTAGCCCCGGCGCCGGGGGGCACCCACGTGGTGGCCCTAGTGCCCGCGCGTTGGCTGGCTAGTCTCCGCGAACGCCGCCTGGGACCCTGTCCCCGGGCCGAGGGCCTGGGTGAAGCGGAAGTCAGGACTCTACTTCAACGTTCGGTACAGAGGCTGCCCCCGGGCTGGACGCGGGTAGAGGTGCACGGGCTGCGGAAGCAGAGACTGTCCTACCCGCTGGGCGGAGTCCTGCCCTTTGAGGAGGGGTCCTGTAGCCCCGAGACTCTCACTCGTTTCATGCAGGAGGTAGCTGCCCAGAATTACCGGAACCTGTGGCGCCATGCATATCATACTTATGGGCAGCCCTATAGCCATAGCCCTGCCCCCTCAGCTGTACCCGCCCTAGACTCTATAAGACAGGCTCTACAGAGGGTCTATGGATGCGCCTTCCTGCCAGTGGGTGAATCCACCCAGTGTCCATCAAATGTCAGAGATGGGCCCTGCACCTCTCGGGGCAGCCCTGCCTGCCCTAGCCTTTTGCGAGCAGAGGCCCTGTTGGAGTCACCCGAGATGCTGTATGTGGTACACCCTTATGTACAGTTCTCCCTGCATGATGTAGTTACCTTCAGCCCTGCCAAGCTGACCAACAGCCAAGCCAAGGTGCTTTTCATTCTCTTCCGTGTCCTCAGGGCCATGGATGCCTGTCACCGCCAAGGGCTGGCCTGTGGGGCCTTGTCTTTGCACCACATAGCTGTGGACGAGAAGCTGTGCGGTGAGCTCCGCTTGGACCTGAGTGCTTATGAGATGCCGTCTGAGGATGAGAGCCAGGAGGTCTCTGTAGAGCAAAACGGGACAGGTGTTAAATctgagaaagaggaggcagggagacCTGCGTGCCCCACCTGCCAGAAGGAACTCAAGGGCCTTGTGCTAGACTGGGTCCACGGCCGAATCAGCAACTTCCACTACCTCATGCAGCTGAATAGGTTGGCAGGTCGCCGACAGGGGGATCCCAACTATCACCCAGTGCTGCCCTGGGTGGTGGACTTTACCACGCCCTATGGGCGCTTCAGAGACCTTCGTAAGTCCAAGTTCCGACTCAACAAGGGAGATAAGCAATTGGACTTCACCTATGAGATGACGCGGCAGGCATTTGTAGCAGGCGGTGCAGGAGCCGGGGAGCCTCCTCATGTTCCCCATCACATCTCGGATGTGCTCTCGGACATCACATACTATGTATACAAGGCTCGGCGCACACCCCGCTCGGTCCTCTGTGGACATGTCCGAGCACAGTGGGAGCCCCACGAGTATCCTGCCACCATGGAGCGGATGCAGACCTGGACACCTGATGAATGCATCCCTGAGTTCTACACGGATCCCTCCATCTTCTGCTCCATCCACCCCGACATGCCTGACCTGGATGTGCCCACCTGGTGCAGTTCTAACGAGGAGTTTGTGGCTGCCCATAGAGCGCTGCTGGAGAGCCGGGAGGTATCTCAAGACCTGCACCATTGGATTGACCTTACCTTCGGCTACAAACTCCAGGGCAAAGAGGCTGTGAAGGAGAAGAATGTGTGTCTGCATCTGGTGGATGCTCACACCCACTTGACCAGCTATGGCGTAGTACAGCTCTTTGATCAGCCACATCCCCAGCGCCTGGCTGGGgctcctgccctggctcctgAGCCTCCAGTAATCCCCCGGCTATTGGTCCAGCCCATTCAGGAGGCCACAGGCCAAGAGGACATTCCAGGACAACTTATGAATGGGGTAGGCAGGCTTGTTTTAGAGGCCACTCCATGTGAGACTGGCTGGACTAGAGACAGGCCCGTGACAGGGGAAGATGACTTGGAGCAGGCTACGGAAGCTCTGGATTCCATTTCCGTCCCTGGGAAAGCAGGTGACCAGCTGGGCTCATCCTCCAGTCAAGTCTCACCTGGCCTGTTGTCTTTTTCAACAACCGTGGGCTCTCGACCAGGCCGCAGAAGCAAAACTGCTGGATCGGACCTTGGCGAGGGTGAGGAGGGGAAGATTGTTCTTCCTGAGGGCTTCAGTCCCATCCAGGCCTTGGAAGAGCTGGAGAAGATGGGTAACTTCCTGGCTAAAGGCTTAGGGAGCCAGCTGGAGGTGCCTGAACAGCCTAGGGCCCAGCCACCTGTGCACCTACAGCGCCTCTTCCACCGAGACATGCAGGTGCTGGGTGTCCTGTTGGCCGAGATGGTGTTTGCCACCAGGGTCCGCACACTGCCGCCTGATGCACCTTTGTGGGTGCGATTTGAGGCTGTCCGGGGTCTCTGTACACGCCACTCCAAGGACGTCCCCGTGTCTTTGCAGCCTGTGCTGGACACACTTCTTCAGCTTAGTGGACCCAAAAATCCCATGGTGGTGAAGAAGGGCAAGCTGGACCCACTGTTTGAGTACAGGCCCGTTTCCCAGGGACTGCCCCCTCCCAGTCCAGCCCAGCTCCTCAGCCCCTTCAGCTCCGTGGTCCCCTTTCCTCCGTACTTCCCAGCACTGCACAGGTTCATTCTGCTGTATCAGGCGAGACGCGTGGAGGATGAGGCCCAGGGACGGGAGCTGGTGTTTGCTCTGTGGCAGCAACTGGGTGCAGTGCTGAGTGACATCACTCCCGAGGGCTTGGAGATCCTGCTGCCTTTCGTGTTGTCACTCATGTCTGAGGAGCACACGGCTGTGTACACAGCCTGGTACCTATTTGAGCCCGTTGCCAAGGCCCTAGGCCCCAAAAATGCCAATAAGTACCTCCTGAAGCCCCTCATCGGTGCCTATGAGAGCCCCTGCCGGCTGCATGGCCGCTTCTACCTGTACACCGACTGTTTTGTGGCCCAGTTGGTGGTGCGGTTGGGTTTGCAGGCCTTCCTCATTCACCTGCTGCCCCATGTCCTTCAGGTTCTGGCTGGACTGGAAGCCTCCCAGGAGGAGAGCAAAGGCCTGGTTGGAACCACTGAGGATGAGGAAAGCGAGATCCCAGGGTCCAGGCCTGGCTCGTGTGCCTTTGGGGAGGAGATTCAGATGGACGGGGAACCTGCTGCTTCCTCAGGACTGGGACTCCCAGACTACAGGTCAGGCGTCAGTTTCCATGACCAGGCCGACCTGCCAGACACGGAGGATTTCCAGTCTGGACTTTATGTGGCCGAATCTccacagccccaggaagctgaggccatGAGCCTGGGCCAGCTGAGTGACAAGAGCAGCACCAGCGAGGCCTCGCAGGGCGAGGAGCGGGGTGGGGAGGATGGGGGTGCCCCTGTGGACAAGAACAGTCTGAAGTCAGGCGACAGCAGCCAGGACTTGAAGCAAAGTGAGGgctctgaggaagaagaggaggaggaaggctgtGTGATcctagaggaggaagaggagtcagATGGCGTCACAGGAGCATCTGAGCTCGCTCTGTCTGACACAATGTTGTCCATGGAGACGGTCGTGGCTCCTGGggacgggagagagagagaagaggaagaggagcccTTGACAGAGCAACCAGAAGGCAAAGAACAGAAGATCCTCCTTG ATACGGCATGCAAGATGGTCCGCTGGCTGTCCGCCAAACTTGGCCCCACAGTGGCCTCTCGCCATGTGGCCCGGAATTTGCTGCGCCTGCTGACGTCTTGTTATGTGG GGCCCACTCGGCAGCAGTTCACAGACAGCGGTGACGAGAGTCCCCCACTGAGTGCAGGCAACATCTACCAGAGGAGACCAGTGCTCGGTGACACAGTGTCAGGGCCTGTGCTCAGTTGTCTCCTTCACATCGCCCACCTCTATGGAGAACCGGTTCTCACCTACCAGTACCTGCCCTACATCAGCTACCTG GTGGCCCCAGGGAGCAACTCAAGCCCCAGCCGACTGAACAGCCGCAAGGAGGCGGGGCTGCTGGCCGCAGTGACGCTGACTCAGAAGATCATCGTGTATCTCTCAGACACGACCCTCATGGACATTCTGCCCCGCATCAGCCATGAAGTCCTGTTGCCCGTGCTCAGCTTCCTCACCTCCCTTGTCACAGG GTTCCCAAGTGGGGCTCAGGCCCGGACTGTCCTGTGTGTGAAGACGGTCAGTCTCATCGCTCTCATCTGCTTGCGCATCGGacaggagatggttcagcagcatCTCAGCGAGCCCGTggccaccttcttccaggtcttcTCTCATCTACATGAGCTGCGGCAGCAG GACCTTAAGCTGGACCCTAAGGGCTGTGCTGAGGGCCAGCTGCCAGAGGCCACCTTCTCTGATGGGCATCGACGGCCAGTGGACCCCAGCCTGCTGGAAGAGCTGCAGAAGGTGTTCACCCTGGAAATGGCGTACACAATCTACGTACCCTTCTCCTGCCTGTTGG GCGACATCATCCGGAAGATCATCCCCAACCACGAGTTGGTCGGGGAGCTGGCAGCATTGTATCTGGAAAGCATCAGCCCCAGTGCTCGAAACCCAGCCAGCATGGAGCCCACTATGCCCAGTGCCAGCCCCGAATGGGACCCTCAGAGTGGGAGCTGTCTCCTGGATGATGGCCACTCAGGGACCTTTGGGAGTGTCCTGGTTGGAAATCGCATCCAAATCCCTGATTCTCAACCTGAGAGTCCCGGGCCCCTGGGCCCCATCTCTGGAGTCGGGGGTGGGGGCCTCAGCAGCAGGAGTGAAGACAATGCCTTGAAGCGGGAACTGCCCCGGAGTGCCCACAGCTTGAGTGGGAACTGGCTGGCGTACTGGCAGTATGAGATTGGTGTGAGCCAGCAGGATGCCCACTTCCACTTCCACCAGATCCGCCTGCAGAGTTTTCTAGGCCACACAGGGGCTGTCAAATGTGTGGCTCCCCTGAGCAGTGAGGACTTCTTTCTGAGTGGCAGCAAGGACCGTACTGTGCGCCTCTGGCCACTGTACAACTATGGGGATGGGACCAGTGAGACAGCCCCACGCCTCGTTTACGCCCAGCACCGCAAGAGTGTCTTCTACGCGGGCCAGCTTGAAGCCCCGCAGTATGTGGTGAGCTGTGATGGGGCTGTGCACGTCTGGGACCCCTTCACAG GGAAGACCCTTCGCACTGTGGATCCTTCAGACAGCCGGGTGCCCCTGACCGCTGTAGCTGTCATGCCTGCTCCCCACACCAGCATCACCATGGCCAGCTCTGACTCCACCTTGCGCTTTGTGGACTGCAGGAAGCCCGGCTTGCAGGTCAGGAG CATGAGTTCCGACTGGGTGGAGGACTGA
- the Wdr81 gene encoding WD repeat-containing protein 81 isoform X5, translating into MAQGSRGRKVVLTTGSGGWSSSPGPDMEELLRSVERDLNIDARQLAPAPGGTHVVALVPARWLASLRERRLGPCPRAEGLGEAEVRTLLQRSVQRLPPGWTRVEVHGLRKQRLSYPLGGVLPFEEGSCSPETLTRFMQEVAAQNYRNLWRHAYHTYGQPYSHSPAPSAVPALDSIRQALQRVYGCAFLPVGESTQCPSNVRDGPCTSRGSPACPSLLRAEALLESPEMLYVVHPYVQFSLHDVVTFSPAKLTNSQAKVLFILFRVLRAMDACHRQGLACGALSLHHIAVDEKLCGELRLDLSAYEMPSEDESQEVSVEQNGTGVKSEKEEAGRPACPTCQKELKGLVLDWVHGRISNFHYLMQLNRLAGRRQGDPNYHPVLPWVVDFTTPYGRFRDLRKSKFRLNKGDKQLDFTYEMTRQAFVAGGAGAGEPPHVPHHISDVLSDITYYVYKARRTPRSVLCGHVRAQWEPHEYPATMERMQTWTPDECIPEFYTDPSIFCSIHPDMPDLDVPTWCSSNEEFVAAHRALLESREVSQDLHHWIDLTFGYKLQGKEAVKEKNVCLHLVDAHTHLTSYGVVQLFDQPHPQRLAGAPALAPEPPVIPRLLVQPIQEATGQEDIPGQLMNGVGRLVLEATPCETGWTRDRPVTGEDDLEQATEALDSISVPGKAGDQLGSSSSQVSPGLLSFSTTVGSRPGRRSKTAGSDLGEGEEGKIVLPEGFSPIQALEELEKMGNFLAKGLGSQLEVPEQPRAQPPVHLQRLFHRDMQVLGVLLAEMVFATRVRTLPPDAPLWVRFEAVRGLCTRHSKDVPVSLQPVLDTLLQLSGPKNPMVVKKGKLDPLFEYRPVSQGLPPPSPAQLLSPFSSVVPFPPYFPALHRFILLYQARRVEDEAQGRELVFALWQQLGAVLSDITPEGLEILLPFVLSLMSEEHTAVYTAWYLFEPVAKALGPKNANKYLLKPLIGAYESPCRLHGRFYLYTDCFVAQLVVRLGLQAFLIHLLPHVLQVLAGLEASQEESKGLVGTTEDEESEIPGSRPGSCAFGEEIQMDGEPAASSGLGLPDYRSGVSFHDQADLPDTEDFQSGLYVAESPQPQEAEAMSLGQLSDKSSTSEASQGEERGGEDGGAPVDKNSLKSGDSSQDLKQSEGSEEEEEEEGCVILEEEEESDGVTGASELALSDTMLSMETVVAPGDGREREEEEEPLTEQPEGKEQKILLDTACKMVRWLSAKLGPTVASRHVARNLLRLLTSCYVGPTRQQFTDSGDESPPLSAGNIYQRRPVLGDTVSGPVLSCLLHIAHLYGEPVLTYQYLPYISYLVAPGSNSSPSRLNSRKEAGLLAAVTLTQKIIVYLSDTTLMDILPRISHEVLLPVLSFLTSLVTGFPSGAQARTVLCVKTVSLIALICLRIGQEMVQQHLSEPVATFFQVFSHLHELRQQDLKLDPKGCAEGQLPEATFSDGHRRPVDPSLLEELQKATSSGRSSPTTSWSGSWQHCIWKASAPVLETQPAWSPLCPVPAPNGTLRVGAVSWMMATQGPLGVSWLEIASKSLILNLRVPGPWAPSLESGVGASAAGVKTMP; encoded by the exons ATGGCCCAGGGGAGCAGAGGGCGGAAAGTGGTTCTTACAACAGGATCAGGGGGCTGGTCTTCTTCCCCAGGACCTGACATGGAGGAACTGCTCCGGAGCGTGGAGAGAGACCTGAACATCGATGCCCGGCAGCTAGCCCCGGCGCCGGGGGGCACCCACGTGGTGGCCCTAGTGCCCGCGCGTTGGCTGGCTAGTCTCCGCGAACGCCGCCTGGGACCCTGTCCCCGGGCCGAGGGCCTGGGTGAAGCGGAAGTCAGGACTCTACTTCAACGTTCGGTACAGAGGCTGCCCCCGGGCTGGACGCGGGTAGAGGTGCACGGGCTGCGGAAGCAGAGACTGTCCTACCCGCTGGGCGGAGTCCTGCCCTTTGAGGAGGGGTCCTGTAGCCCCGAGACTCTCACTCGTTTCATGCAGGAGGTAGCTGCCCAGAATTACCGGAACCTGTGGCGCCATGCATATCATACTTATGGGCAGCCCTATAGCCATAGCCCTGCCCCCTCAGCTGTACCCGCCCTAGACTCTATAAGACAGGCTCTACAGAGGGTCTATGGATGCGCCTTCCTGCCAGTGGGTGAATCCACCCAGTGTCCATCAAATGTCAGAGATGGGCCCTGCACCTCTCGGGGCAGCCCTGCCTGCCCTAGCCTTTTGCGAGCAGAGGCCCTGTTGGAGTCACCCGAGATGCTGTATGTGGTACACCCTTATGTACAGTTCTCCCTGCATGATGTAGTTACCTTCAGCCCTGCCAAGCTGACCAACAGCCAAGCCAAGGTGCTTTTCATTCTCTTCCGTGTCCTCAGGGCCATGGATGCCTGTCACCGCCAAGGGCTGGCCTGTGGGGCCTTGTCTTTGCACCACATAGCTGTGGACGAGAAGCTGTGCGGTGAGCTCCGCTTGGACCTGAGTGCTTATGAGATGCCGTCTGAGGATGAGAGCCAGGAGGTCTCTGTAGAGCAAAACGGGACAGGTGTTAAATctgagaaagaggaggcagggagacCTGCGTGCCCCACCTGCCAGAAGGAACTCAAGGGCCTTGTGCTAGACTGGGTCCACGGCCGAATCAGCAACTTCCACTACCTCATGCAGCTGAATAGGTTGGCAGGTCGCCGACAGGGGGATCCCAACTATCACCCAGTGCTGCCCTGGGTGGTGGACTTTACCACGCCCTATGGGCGCTTCAGAGACCTTCGTAAGTCCAAGTTCCGACTCAACAAGGGAGATAAGCAATTGGACTTCACCTATGAGATGACGCGGCAGGCATTTGTAGCAGGCGGTGCAGGAGCCGGGGAGCCTCCTCATGTTCCCCATCACATCTCGGATGTGCTCTCGGACATCACATACTATGTATACAAGGCTCGGCGCACACCCCGCTCGGTCCTCTGTGGACATGTCCGAGCACAGTGGGAGCCCCACGAGTATCCTGCCACCATGGAGCGGATGCAGACCTGGACACCTGATGAATGCATCCCTGAGTTCTACACGGATCCCTCCATCTTCTGCTCCATCCACCCCGACATGCCTGACCTGGATGTGCCCACCTGGTGCAGTTCTAACGAGGAGTTTGTGGCTGCCCATAGAGCGCTGCTGGAGAGCCGGGAGGTATCTCAAGACCTGCACCATTGGATTGACCTTACCTTCGGCTACAAACTCCAGGGCAAAGAGGCTGTGAAGGAGAAGAATGTGTGTCTGCATCTGGTGGATGCTCACACCCACTTGACCAGCTATGGCGTAGTACAGCTCTTTGATCAGCCACATCCCCAGCGCCTGGCTGGGgctcctgccctggctcctgAGCCTCCAGTAATCCCCCGGCTATTGGTCCAGCCCATTCAGGAGGCCACAGGCCAAGAGGACATTCCAGGACAACTTATGAATGGGGTAGGCAGGCTTGTTTTAGAGGCCACTCCATGTGAGACTGGCTGGACTAGAGACAGGCCCGTGACAGGGGAAGATGACTTGGAGCAGGCTACGGAAGCTCTGGATTCCATTTCCGTCCCTGGGAAAGCAGGTGACCAGCTGGGCTCATCCTCCAGTCAAGTCTCACCTGGCCTGTTGTCTTTTTCAACAACCGTGGGCTCTCGACCAGGCCGCAGAAGCAAAACTGCTGGATCGGACCTTGGCGAGGGTGAGGAGGGGAAGATTGTTCTTCCTGAGGGCTTCAGTCCCATCCAGGCCTTGGAAGAGCTGGAGAAGATGGGTAACTTCCTGGCTAAAGGCTTAGGGAGCCAGCTGGAGGTGCCTGAACAGCCTAGGGCCCAGCCACCTGTGCACCTACAGCGCCTCTTCCACCGAGACATGCAGGTGCTGGGTGTCCTGTTGGCCGAGATGGTGTTTGCCACCAGGGTCCGCACACTGCCGCCTGATGCACCTTTGTGGGTGCGATTTGAGGCTGTCCGGGGTCTCTGTACACGCCACTCCAAGGACGTCCCCGTGTCTTTGCAGCCTGTGCTGGACACACTTCTTCAGCTTAGTGGACCCAAAAATCCCATGGTGGTGAAGAAGGGCAAGCTGGACCCACTGTTTGAGTACAGGCCCGTTTCCCAGGGACTGCCCCCTCCCAGTCCAGCCCAGCTCCTCAGCCCCTTCAGCTCCGTGGTCCCCTTTCCTCCGTACTTCCCAGCACTGCACAGGTTCATTCTGCTGTATCAGGCGAGACGCGTGGAGGATGAGGCCCAGGGACGGGAGCTGGTGTTTGCTCTGTGGCAGCAACTGGGTGCAGTGCTGAGTGACATCACTCCCGAGGGCTTGGAGATCCTGCTGCCTTTCGTGTTGTCACTCATGTCTGAGGAGCACACGGCTGTGTACACAGCCTGGTACCTATTTGAGCCCGTTGCCAAGGCCCTAGGCCCCAAAAATGCCAATAAGTACCTCCTGAAGCCCCTCATCGGTGCCTATGAGAGCCCCTGCCGGCTGCATGGCCGCTTCTACCTGTACACCGACTGTTTTGTGGCCCAGTTGGTGGTGCGGTTGGGTTTGCAGGCCTTCCTCATTCACCTGCTGCCCCATGTCCTTCAGGTTCTGGCTGGACTGGAAGCCTCCCAGGAGGAGAGCAAAGGCCTGGTTGGAACCACTGAGGATGAGGAAAGCGAGATCCCAGGGTCCAGGCCTGGCTCGTGTGCCTTTGGGGAGGAGATTCAGATGGACGGGGAACCTGCTGCTTCCTCAGGACTGGGACTCCCAGACTACAGGTCAGGCGTCAGTTTCCATGACCAGGCCGACCTGCCAGACACGGAGGATTTCCAGTCTGGACTTTATGTGGCCGAATCTccacagccccaggaagctgaggccatGAGCCTGGGCCAGCTGAGTGACAAGAGCAGCACCAGCGAGGCCTCGCAGGGCGAGGAGCGGGGTGGGGAGGATGGGGGTGCCCCTGTGGACAAGAACAGTCTGAAGTCAGGCGACAGCAGCCAGGACTTGAAGCAAAGTGAGGgctctgaggaagaagaggaggaggaaggctgtGTGATcctagaggaggaagaggagtcagATGGCGTCACAGGAGCATCTGAGCTCGCTCTGTCTGACACAATGTTGTCCATGGAGACGGTCGTGGCTCCTGGggacgggagagagagagaagaggaagaggagcccTTGACAGAGCAACCAGAAGGCAAAGAACAGAAGATCCTCCTTG ATACGGCATGCAAGATGGTCCGCTGGCTGTCCGCCAAACTTGGCCCCACAGTGGCCTCTCGCCATGTGGCCCGGAATTTGCTGCGCCTGCTGACGTCTTGTTATGTGG GGCCCACTCGGCAGCAGTTCACAGACAGCGGTGACGAGAGTCCCCCACTGAGTGCAGGCAACATCTACCAGAGGAGACCAGTGCTCGGTGACACAGTGTCAGGGCCTGTGCTCAGTTGTCTCCTTCACATCGCCCACCTCTATGGAGAACCGGTTCTCACCTACCAGTACCTGCCCTACATCAGCTACCTG GTGGCCCCAGGGAGCAACTCAAGCCCCAGCCGACTGAACAGCCGCAAGGAGGCGGGGCTGCTGGCCGCAGTGACGCTGACTCAGAAGATCATCGTGTATCTCTCAGACACGACCCTCATGGACATTCTGCCCCGCATCAGCCATGAAGTCCTGTTGCCCGTGCTCAGCTTCCTCACCTCCCTTGTCACAGG GTTCCCAAGTGGGGCTCAGGCCCGGACTGTCCTGTGTGTGAAGACGGTCAGTCTCATCGCTCTCATCTGCTTGCGCATCGGacaggagatggttcagcagcatCTCAGCGAGCCCGTggccaccttcttccaggtcttcTCTCATCTACATGAGCTGCGGCAGCAG GACCTTAAGCTGGACCCTAAGGGCTGTGCTGAGGGCCAGCTGCCAGAGGCCACCTTCTCTGATGGGCATCGACGGCCAGTGGACCCCAGCCTGCTGGAAGAGCTGCAGAAG GCGACATCATCCGGAAGATCATCCCCAACCACGAGTTGGTCGGGGAGCTGGCAGCATTGTATCTGGAAAGCATCAGCCCCAGTGCTCGAAACCCAGCCAGCATGGAGCCCACTATGCCCAGTGCCAGCCCCGAATGGGACCCTCAGAGTGGGAGCTGTCTCCTGGATGATGGCCACTCAGGGACCTTTGGGAGTGTCCTGGTTGGAAATCGCATCCAAATCCCTGATTCTCAACCTGAGAGTCCCGGGCCCCTGGGCCCCATCTCTGGAGTCGGGGGTGGGGGCCTCAGCAGCAGGAGTGAAGACAATGCCTTGA